From Anopheles funestus chromosome 3RL, idAnoFuneDA-416_04, whole genome shotgun sequence, a single genomic window includes:
- the LOC125769943 gene encoding transcriptional repressor p66-beta isoform X1 gives MERMEVDDSAVVDLSLGSGRSSITITPATARDLRALAKNSGLTITPALPPMPSSHGSNPIGGGGGGSALSPNALSTSSGGGGGGGGGIGGATSGGGGGGSTGGGGGGGESGNTSPIPGRRVLRPRTEVKSYAEVPDIVLLPAKVNGRSQNGSGGGGGGGGSGSVTAGLSESEDEEMPPVYPIKELTAAEICERERGLRKLREELRSEETKLVLLKKLKQSQQVMMKENLIVTPSNTNLSNPLASIPAALTKGSLSVTPTNAVPLPAHSKSSSSTKPISNPVNNRGSPLNITPVPKVSLSQRPSLPGGATLTPSSPGQRLPIGLSRAASNLIITPSVTITPTNAPTAAMKQRNSQNLGQLSSSVSITPTPPIPAQISCTTVEPVSLKRDRDQSTREDPQSQAQRQASAKLALRKQLEKTLLQIPPPKPPPPEMHFVPNPSNIEFVYLLGLEHVVDYLTKDKKPNPPQQPYRCAQCKIDFTPVWKWEKQGKRGNPTFQNSPVGKDPKVICEQCVTSNVKKALKAEHTNRLKTAFVKALQQEQEIEARLAAQSSPSPVEIHPTPSSTPGLREQRELRELEQAQQQAQAQQAALQHLQQQQQQQQAAAAAAAAAAAAAQQERQERQQRQKEQQEQLRQQQAQLQQLQQQQLQQQQQQQLQQQLQQQQLQQLQEQQQQQQQQSRHHHLHQLHAAHLQSQAPSKSKTPTPTPRPTPTPPNQHQTPPPASSSRSSRHSATANATAEAAAAQLTALAGLGGLGQLGALGNFGSLGNLANLSNSTAAAAAVQALHQQLFRGRLQQNLQAGNLNMNSIQAQMMQFSPLLYSYQLAMAQAAASLSAAGKGSSLAEMQRALELQRQYQEMLSQSNPGPSNSRQNNWKS, from the exons ATGGAACGTATGGAGGTGGACGATTCGGCCGTGGTGGATCTGAGCCTCGGTTCCGGCCGCTCTTCGATCACGATCACACCGGCCACGGCACGCGATTTGCGTGCACTGGCGAAAAATTCCGGACTCACCATCACCCCCGCCCTGCCGCCCATGCCCTCCTCACACGGAAGCAACCCCATCGGTGGTGGGGGAGGTGGTAGTGCTCTCAGCCCAAATGCACTGTCAACGAGcagtggaggaggaggaggaggaggaggcggAATCGGAGGTGCTactagtggtggtggtggtggcggtagtaccggtggaggtggtggcggtggtgaaAGTGGCAACACATCTCCCATCCCCGGGCGACGGGTCCTGCGACCTCGCACGGAAGTGAAATCGTACGCGGAAGTGCCCGATATAGTGCTGCTACCGGCCAAGGTGAACGGTCGATCACAGAATGGAAGTGGTGggggtggcggtggtggcggcAGTGGAAGTGTCACCGCTGGGCTGTCGGAATCCGAAGATGAGGAGATGCCACCGGTATACCCAATCAAGGAGCTAACGGCGGCCGAAATCTGCGAACGGGAGCGAGGTCTCCGCAAGCTGCGCGAGGAACTTCGTAGCGAAGAAACAAAGCTGGTGCTGTTGAAAAAGTTGAAACAATCGCAGCAGGTCATGATGAAGGAGAACCTGATCGTGACACCAAGCAACACGAACCTCTCCAACCCGCTCGCTTCGATCCCGGCCGCACTGACGAAGGGTTCGCTAAGCGTCACGCCAACCAATGCGGTGCCACTGCCAGCCCATTCGAAATCTTCTTCCTCCACCAAACCCATCTCCAATCCGGTGAA TAATCGAGGCTCACCGTTGAATATCACTCCGGTACCGAAGGTGTCCCTTTCGCAACGACCATCCTTGCCGGGTGGTGCGACACTAACACCGAGCAGTCCCGGACAGCGGTTGCCGATTGGGTTGAGCCGTGCCGCATCCAACCTCATCATCACGCCGTCGGTGACAATCACACCGACCAATGCGCCCACCGCGGCCATGAAGCAGCGCAAT AGCCAGAATCTTGGGCAGCTCAGTAGCTCGGTATCCAtcacaccaacaccaccaataCCGGCCCAAATAAGCTGTACGACTGTGGAACCGGTATCGCTGAAG CGCGATCGTGACCAATCGACCCGAGAGGATCCACAAAGCCAAGCTCAACGGCAGGCGTCCGCTAAATTGGCACTGCGTAAGCAGTTAGAGAAAACTTTGCTTCAG ATTCCACCACCGAAACCGCCACCACCGGAGATGCACTTTGTGCCGAACCCGAGCAACATCGAATTCGTGTATCTGCTCGGGCTCGAGCACGTGGTGGACTATCTGACGAAGGACAAAAAACCGAACCCACCGCAACAACCGTACCGGTGTGCGCAGTGCAAGATCGACTTTACGCCCGTctggaaatgggaaaaacaGGGTAAAAGAGGAAATCCCACTTTTCAGAACAGTCcag TTGGCAAAGATCCTAAAGTTATTTGCGAACAGTGCGTGACGAGTAACGTGAAGAAGGCACTCAAGGCGGAACACACGAACCGTCTGAAGACGGCCTTCGTAAAGGCGCTGCAACAGGAGCAGGAAATCGAAGCCCGACTCGCTGCGCAGAGCAGTCCCTCACCGGTCGAAATCCATCCCACGCCGTCGTCTACCCCCGGATTGCGTGAGCAGCGAGAGTTGCGCGAGCTGGAACAAGCCCAACAGCAGGCACAAGCCCAGCAAGCAGCACTGCAACatctgcagcagcaacagcagcaacagcaggcgGCAGCGGccgctgcagctgctgctgccgctgccgccCAGCAGGAACGGCAGGAGCGGCAACAGCGTCAAAAGGAGCAACAGGAGCAATTACGGCAGCAGCAAGCTCAACTccagcagctgcagcaacagcagctacagcagcagcaacagcagcagttacagcagcagctgcaacagcaacagttgCAACAACTGcaggaacagcagcagcagcagcaacagcagagtcGCCATCACCATCTCCATCAGCTGCACGCCGCACACCTGCAATCTCAGGCACCCTCGAAATCGAAAACTCCTACACCGACGCCACGACCCACGCCGACACCACCGAACCAACACCAGACGCCGCCACCCGCATCCAGTTCGCGTTCCAGCAGACACAGCGCAACGGCGAACGCGACAGCCGAGGCAGCGGCCGCCCAGCTTACCGCACTGGCCGGGCTCGGCGGTCTGGGACAGCTTGGTGCGCTTGGCAACTTTGGCAGCCTGGGCAATTTGGCTAATCTAAGCAATTCAACGGCAGCGGCTGCCGCCGTGCAGGCACTACATCAGCAGCTGTTCAGAGGTA GACTTCAACAAAATCTACAGGCTGGTAATCTAAACATGAACAGCATACAGGCGCAAATGATGCAATTTTCGCCTCTACTATACTCCTATCAGCTGGCGATGGCGCAAGCAGCTG CATCACTATCGGCAGCCGGTAAAGGATCGTCGCTCGCCGAAATGCAGCGTGCGTTGGAATTGCAACGCCAGTATCAAGAGATGCTATCACAGTCCAACCCTGGACCAAGTAACAGTAGACAGAACAACTGGAAATCTTAA
- the LOC125769943 gene encoding transcriptional repressor p66-beta isoform X3 yields the protein MERMEVDDSAVVDLSLGSGRSSITITPATARDLRALAKNSGLTITPALPPMPSSHGSNPIGGGGGGSALSPNALSTSSGGGGGGGGGIGGATSGGGGGGSTGGGGGGGESGNTSPIPGRRVLRPRTEVKSYAEVPDIVLLPAKVNGRSQNGSGGGGGGGGSGSVTAGLSESEDEEMPPVYPIKELTAAEICERERGLRKLREELRSEETKLVLLKKLKQSQQVMMKENLIVTPSNTNLSNPLASIPAALTKGSLSVTPTNAVPLPAHSKSSSSTKPISNPVNNRGSPLNITPVPKVSLSQRPSLPGGATLTPSSPGQRLPIGLSRAASNLIITPSVTITPTNAPTAAMKQRNSQNLGQLSSSVSITPTPPIPAQISCTTVEPVSLKRDRDQSTREDPQSQAQRQASAKLALRKQLEKTLLQIPPPKPPPPEMHFVPNPSNIEFVYLLGLEHVVDYLTKDKKPNPPQQPYRCAQCKIDFTPVWKWEKQVGKDPKVICEQCVTSNVKKALKAEHTNRLKTAFVKALQQEQEIEARLAAQSSPSPVEIHPTPSSTPGLREQRELRELEQAQQQAQAQQAALQHLQQQQQQQQAAAAAAAAAAAAAQQERQERQQRQKEQQEQLRQQQAQLQQLQQQQLQQQQQQQLQQQLQQQQLQQLQEQQQQQQQQSRHHHLHQLHAAHLQSQAPSKSKTPTPTPRPTPTPPNQHQTPPPASSSRSSRHSATANATAEAAAAQLTALAGLGGLGQLGALGNFGSLGNLANLSNSTAAAAAVQALHQQLFRGRLQQNLQAGNLNMNSIQAQMMQFSPLLYSYQLAMAQAAASLSAAGKGSSLAEMQRALELQRQYQEMLSQSNPGPSNSRQNNWKS from the exons ATGGAACGTATGGAGGTGGACGATTCGGCCGTGGTGGATCTGAGCCTCGGTTCCGGCCGCTCTTCGATCACGATCACACCGGCCACGGCACGCGATTTGCGTGCACTGGCGAAAAATTCCGGACTCACCATCACCCCCGCCCTGCCGCCCATGCCCTCCTCACACGGAAGCAACCCCATCGGTGGTGGGGGAGGTGGTAGTGCTCTCAGCCCAAATGCACTGTCAACGAGcagtggaggaggaggaggaggaggaggcggAATCGGAGGTGCTactagtggtggtggtggtggcggtagtaccggtggaggtggtggcggtggtgaaAGTGGCAACACATCTCCCATCCCCGGGCGACGGGTCCTGCGACCTCGCACGGAAGTGAAATCGTACGCGGAAGTGCCCGATATAGTGCTGCTACCGGCCAAGGTGAACGGTCGATCACAGAATGGAAGTGGTGggggtggcggtggtggcggcAGTGGAAGTGTCACCGCTGGGCTGTCGGAATCCGAAGATGAGGAGATGCCACCGGTATACCCAATCAAGGAGCTAACGGCGGCCGAAATCTGCGAACGGGAGCGAGGTCTCCGCAAGCTGCGCGAGGAACTTCGTAGCGAAGAAACAAAGCTGGTGCTGTTGAAAAAGTTGAAACAATCGCAGCAGGTCATGATGAAGGAGAACCTGATCGTGACACCAAGCAACACGAACCTCTCCAACCCGCTCGCTTCGATCCCGGCCGCACTGACGAAGGGTTCGCTAAGCGTCACGCCAACCAATGCGGTGCCACTGCCAGCCCATTCGAAATCTTCTTCCTCCACCAAACCCATCTCCAATCCGGTGAA TAATCGAGGCTCACCGTTGAATATCACTCCGGTACCGAAGGTGTCCCTTTCGCAACGACCATCCTTGCCGGGTGGTGCGACACTAACACCGAGCAGTCCCGGACAGCGGTTGCCGATTGGGTTGAGCCGTGCCGCATCCAACCTCATCATCACGCCGTCGGTGACAATCACACCGACCAATGCGCCCACCGCGGCCATGAAGCAGCGCAAT AGCCAGAATCTTGGGCAGCTCAGTAGCTCGGTATCCAtcacaccaacaccaccaataCCGGCCCAAATAAGCTGTACGACTGTGGAACCGGTATCGCTGAAG CGCGATCGTGACCAATCGACCCGAGAGGATCCACAAAGCCAAGCTCAACGGCAGGCGTCCGCTAAATTGGCACTGCGTAAGCAGTTAGAGAAAACTTTGCTTCAG ATTCCACCACCGAAACCGCCACCACCGGAGATGCACTTTGTGCCGAACCCGAGCAACATCGAATTCGTGTATCTGCTCGGGCTCGAGCACGTGGTGGACTATCTGACGAAGGACAAAAAACCGAACCCACCGCAACAACCGTACCGGTGTGCGCAGTGCAAGATCGACTTTACGCCCGTctggaaatgggaaaaacaGG TTGGCAAAGATCCTAAAGTTATTTGCGAACAGTGCGTGACGAGTAACGTGAAGAAGGCACTCAAGGCGGAACACACGAACCGTCTGAAGACGGCCTTCGTAAAGGCGCTGCAACAGGAGCAGGAAATCGAAGCCCGACTCGCTGCGCAGAGCAGTCCCTCACCGGTCGAAATCCATCCCACGCCGTCGTCTACCCCCGGATTGCGTGAGCAGCGAGAGTTGCGCGAGCTGGAACAAGCCCAACAGCAGGCACAAGCCCAGCAAGCAGCACTGCAACatctgcagcagcaacagcagcaacagcaggcgGCAGCGGccgctgcagctgctgctgccgctgccgccCAGCAGGAACGGCAGGAGCGGCAACAGCGTCAAAAGGAGCAACAGGAGCAATTACGGCAGCAGCAAGCTCAACTccagcagctgcagcaacagcagctacagcagcagcaacagcagcagttacagcagcagctgcaacagcaacagttgCAACAACTGcaggaacagcagcagcagcagcaacagcagagtcGCCATCACCATCTCCATCAGCTGCACGCCGCACACCTGCAATCTCAGGCACCCTCGAAATCGAAAACTCCTACACCGACGCCACGACCCACGCCGACACCACCGAACCAACACCAGACGCCGCCACCCGCATCCAGTTCGCGTTCCAGCAGACACAGCGCAACGGCGAACGCGACAGCCGAGGCAGCGGCCGCCCAGCTTACCGCACTGGCCGGGCTCGGCGGTCTGGGACAGCTTGGTGCGCTTGGCAACTTTGGCAGCCTGGGCAATTTGGCTAATCTAAGCAATTCAACGGCAGCGGCTGCCGCCGTGCAGGCACTACATCAGCAGCTGTTCAGAGGTA GACTTCAACAAAATCTACAGGCTGGTAATCTAAACATGAACAGCATACAGGCGCAAATGATGCAATTTTCGCCTCTACTATACTCCTATCAGCTGGCGATGGCGCAAGCAGCTG CATCACTATCGGCAGCCGGTAAAGGATCGTCGCTCGCCGAAATGCAGCGTGCGTTGGAATTGCAACGCCAGTATCAAGAGATGCTATCACAGTCCAACCCTGGACCAAGTAACAGTAGACAGAACAACTGGAAATCTTAA
- the LOC125769943 gene encoding transcriptional repressor p66-beta isoform X2, translating into MERMEVDDSAVVDLSLGSGRSSITITPATARDLRALAKNSGLTITPALPPMPSSHGSNPIGGGGGGSALSPNALSTSSGGGGGGGGGIGGATSGGGGGGSTGGGGGGGESGNTSPIPGRRVLRPRTEVKSYAEVPDIVLLPAKVNGRSQNGSGGGGGGGGSGSVTAGLSESEDEEMPPVYPIKELTAAEICERERGLRKLREELRSEETKLVLLKKLKQSQQVMMKENLIVTPSNTNLSNPLASIPAALTKGSLSVTPTNAVPLPAHSKSSSSTKPISNPVNNRGSPLNITPVPKVSLSQRPSLPGGATLTPSSPGQRLPIGLSRAASNLIITPSVTITPTNAPTAAMKQRNSQNLGQLSSSVSITPTPPIPAQISCTTVEPVSLKRDRDQSTREDPQSQAQRQASAKLALRKQLEKTLLQIPPPKPPPPEMHFVPNPSNIEFVYLLGLEHVVDYLTKDKKPNPPQQPYRCAQCKIDFTPVWKWEKQGKRGNPTFQNSPVGKDPKVICEQCVTSNVKKALKAEHTNRLKTAFVKALQQEQEIEARLAAQSSPSPVEIHPTPSSTPGLREQRELRELEQAQQQAQAQQAALQHLQQQQQQQQAAAAAAAAAAAAAQQERQERQQRQKEQQEQLRQQQAQLQQLQQQQLQQQQQQQLQQQLQQQQLQQLQEQQQQQQQQSRHHHLHQLHAAHLQSQAPSKSKTPTPTPRPTPTPPNQHQTPPPASSSRSSRHSATANATAEAAAAQLTALAGLGGLGQLGALGNFGSLGNLANLSNSTAAAAAVQALHQQLFRGLQQNLQAGNLNMNSIQAQMMQFSPLLYSYQLAMAQAAASLSAAGKGSSLAEMQRALELQRQYQEMLSQSNPGPSNSRQNNWKS; encoded by the exons ATGGAACGTATGGAGGTGGACGATTCGGCCGTGGTGGATCTGAGCCTCGGTTCCGGCCGCTCTTCGATCACGATCACACCGGCCACGGCACGCGATTTGCGTGCACTGGCGAAAAATTCCGGACTCACCATCACCCCCGCCCTGCCGCCCATGCCCTCCTCACACGGAAGCAACCCCATCGGTGGTGGGGGAGGTGGTAGTGCTCTCAGCCCAAATGCACTGTCAACGAGcagtggaggaggaggaggaggaggaggcggAATCGGAGGTGCTactagtggtggtggtggtggcggtagtaccggtggaggtggtggcggtggtgaaAGTGGCAACACATCTCCCATCCCCGGGCGACGGGTCCTGCGACCTCGCACGGAAGTGAAATCGTACGCGGAAGTGCCCGATATAGTGCTGCTACCGGCCAAGGTGAACGGTCGATCACAGAATGGAAGTGGTGggggtggcggtggtggcggcAGTGGAAGTGTCACCGCTGGGCTGTCGGAATCCGAAGATGAGGAGATGCCACCGGTATACCCAATCAAGGAGCTAACGGCGGCCGAAATCTGCGAACGGGAGCGAGGTCTCCGCAAGCTGCGCGAGGAACTTCGTAGCGAAGAAACAAAGCTGGTGCTGTTGAAAAAGTTGAAACAATCGCAGCAGGTCATGATGAAGGAGAACCTGATCGTGACACCAAGCAACACGAACCTCTCCAACCCGCTCGCTTCGATCCCGGCCGCACTGACGAAGGGTTCGCTAAGCGTCACGCCAACCAATGCGGTGCCACTGCCAGCCCATTCGAAATCTTCTTCCTCCACCAAACCCATCTCCAATCCGGTGAA TAATCGAGGCTCACCGTTGAATATCACTCCGGTACCGAAGGTGTCCCTTTCGCAACGACCATCCTTGCCGGGTGGTGCGACACTAACACCGAGCAGTCCCGGACAGCGGTTGCCGATTGGGTTGAGCCGTGCCGCATCCAACCTCATCATCACGCCGTCGGTGACAATCACACCGACCAATGCGCCCACCGCGGCCATGAAGCAGCGCAAT AGCCAGAATCTTGGGCAGCTCAGTAGCTCGGTATCCAtcacaccaacaccaccaataCCGGCCCAAATAAGCTGTACGACTGTGGAACCGGTATCGCTGAAG CGCGATCGTGACCAATCGACCCGAGAGGATCCACAAAGCCAAGCTCAACGGCAGGCGTCCGCTAAATTGGCACTGCGTAAGCAGTTAGAGAAAACTTTGCTTCAG ATTCCACCACCGAAACCGCCACCACCGGAGATGCACTTTGTGCCGAACCCGAGCAACATCGAATTCGTGTATCTGCTCGGGCTCGAGCACGTGGTGGACTATCTGACGAAGGACAAAAAACCGAACCCACCGCAACAACCGTACCGGTGTGCGCAGTGCAAGATCGACTTTACGCCCGTctggaaatgggaaaaacaGGGTAAAAGAGGAAATCCCACTTTTCAGAACAGTCcag TTGGCAAAGATCCTAAAGTTATTTGCGAACAGTGCGTGACGAGTAACGTGAAGAAGGCACTCAAGGCGGAACACACGAACCGTCTGAAGACGGCCTTCGTAAAGGCGCTGCAACAGGAGCAGGAAATCGAAGCCCGACTCGCTGCGCAGAGCAGTCCCTCACCGGTCGAAATCCATCCCACGCCGTCGTCTACCCCCGGATTGCGTGAGCAGCGAGAGTTGCGCGAGCTGGAACAAGCCCAACAGCAGGCACAAGCCCAGCAAGCAGCACTGCAACatctgcagcagcaacagcagcaacagcaggcgGCAGCGGccgctgcagctgctgctgccgctgccgccCAGCAGGAACGGCAGGAGCGGCAACAGCGTCAAAAGGAGCAACAGGAGCAATTACGGCAGCAGCAAGCTCAACTccagcagctgcagcaacagcagctacagcagcagcaacagcagcagttacagcagcagctgcaacagcaacagttgCAACAACTGcaggaacagcagcagcagcagcaacagcagagtcGCCATCACCATCTCCATCAGCTGCACGCCGCACACCTGCAATCTCAGGCACCCTCGAAATCGAAAACTCCTACACCGACGCCACGACCCACGCCGACACCACCGAACCAACACCAGACGCCGCCACCCGCATCCAGTTCGCGTTCCAGCAGACACAGCGCAACGGCGAACGCGACAGCCGAGGCAGCGGCCGCCCAGCTTACCGCACTGGCCGGGCTCGGCGGTCTGGGACAGCTTGGTGCGCTTGGCAACTTTGGCAGCCTGGGCAATTTGGCTAATCTAAGCAATTCAACGGCAGCGGCTGCCGCCGTGCAGGCACTACATCAGCAGCTGTTCAGAG GACTTCAACAAAATCTACAGGCTGGTAATCTAAACATGAACAGCATACAGGCGCAAATGATGCAATTTTCGCCTCTACTATACTCCTATCAGCTGGCGATGGCGCAAGCAGCTG CATCACTATCGGCAGCCGGTAAAGGATCGTCGCTCGCCGAAATGCAGCGTGCGTTGGAATTGCAACGCCAGTATCAAGAGATGCTATCACAGTCCAACCCTGGACCAAGTAACAGTAGACAGAACAACTGGAAATCTTAA
- the LOC125769957 gene encoding acireductone dioxygenase, producing MVRAWFMDNEPTDQRLEHQLDPPKFLTLDDLYKSTGVEYFKINVPSYDTDGVLAKIRNDRGYSYEDEITCSEACLPDYANKLKSFFTEHLHTDEEIRLVMDGSGYFDVRNGPDDAWIRIEVVAGDLIIIPSGIYHRFTLDAKNYIKAKRYFVGEPVWLPYNRPADEMDCRKEYLKRLETGFVA from the exons ATGGTACGCGCCTGGTTTATGGACAACGAACCGACCGATCAACGATTAGAACACCAGCTTGATCCGCCCAAGTTTCTAACGCTGGATGATCTTTACAAAAGCACCGGAGtggaatattttaaa ATTAATGTTCCATCGTACGACACGGATGGAGTGCTGGCAAAGATCCGCAACGATCGTGGCTATTCGTATGAGGACGAAATCACTTGTTCCGAGGCGTGTTTGCCCGACTACGCGAACAAATTAAAGTCCTTTTTCACCGAGCATTTGCACACGGACGAAGAGATTCGTCTGGTTATGGACGGATCTGGATATTTCGATGTACGCAA CGGACCGGATGATGCATGGATACGGATTGAAGTTGTTGCTGGTGATTTGATTATCATTCCCAGTGGAATTTACCACCGTTTCACGCTGGATGCCAAG aattACATCAAAGCGAAGCGATACTTTGTTGGAGAACCGGTCTGGTTGCCGTACAATCGTCCCGCTGATGAAATGGACTGTCGCAAGGAGTATTTGAAAAGATTGGAAACCGGATTTGTCGCATAA